In a single window of the Manis pentadactyla isolate mManPen7 chromosome 14, mManPen7.hap1, whole genome shotgun sequence genome:
- the ADIPOR2 gene encoding adiponectin receptor protein 2 isoform X2 gives MGMSPLLQAHHAMERMEEFVCKVWEGRWRVIAHDVLPDWLKDNDFLLHGHRPPMPSFRACFKSIFRIHTETGNIWTHLLGCVFFLCLGIFYMFRPNISFVAPLQEKVVFGLFFLGAILCLSFSWLFHTVYCHSEGVSRLFSKLDYSGIALLIMGSFVPWLYYSFYCNPQPCFIYLIVICVLGIAAIIVSQWDMFATPQYRGVRAGVFLGLGLSGIIPTLHYVISEGFLKAATIGQIGWLMLMASLYITGAALYAARIPERFFPGKCDIWFHSHQLFHIFVVAGAFVHFHGVSNLQEFRFMVGGGCSEEEAL, from the exons ATGGGCATGTCCCCTCTTTTACAAGCCCATCATGCTATGGAAAGAATGGAAGAGTTTGTTTGTAAG GTATGGGAAGGTCGATGGCGAGTAATTGCTCATGATGTGCTACCAGATTGGCTCAAGGATAATGACTTCCTTCTGCATGGACACCGGCCCCCTATGCCTTCTTTTCGGGCCTGTTTTAAGAGCATTTTCAGGATACACACAGAGACAGGCAACATCTGGACACATCTCTTAG GTTGTGTGTTCTTCCTGTGCCTGGGGATCTTTTATATGTTTCGCCCAAACATCTCTTTTGTGGCCCCACTGCAAGAGAAGGTTGtctttggattgttcttcttggGGGCCAtcctctgcctttctttttcctggcTCTTCCACACAGTCTACTGCCATTCAGAAGGGGTGTCCCGGCTCTTCTCTAA ACTGGATTACTCTGGCATTGCTCTTCTGATTATGGGAAGTTTTGTTCCCtggctttattattctttctactGTAACCCACAACCTTGCTTCATCTACTTGATTGTCATTTGTGTGCTGGGCATTGCAGCCATTATAGTCTCCCAGTGGGACATGTTTGCCACCCCTCAGTATCGAGGAGTAAGAGCAG GTGTGTTTTTGGGCCTCGGCCTGAGTGGAATCATTCCTACCTTGCACTATGTCATCTCGGAGGGGTTCCTGAAGGCAGCCACAATAGGGCAGATTGGCTGGCTGATGCTCATGGCCAGCCTCTATATCACGGGAGCGGCCCTGTACGCTGCCCGCATCCCCGAACGCTTCTTCCCTGGCAAGTGTGACATCTGG TTCCACTCTCACCAGCTGTTTCACATCTTTGTGGTCGCTGGCGCTTTCGTTCACTTCCATGGTGTCTCAAATCTCCAGGAGTTCCGCTTCATGGTCGGTGGCGGCTGCAGTGAAGAGGAAGCACTGTGA